DNA from Deinobacterium chartae:
GTACTGCAGGTGCAGGTAGTCGCGCTTGACGCCCAGCACCTCGCGGGTCTCAAGACCCAAAAACTGCCCGATGCCGTGCTCGGGGTGAATCAGGTAGTCGCCGACTTGCAAGCCCAGCGCGTCGGTGACCGGCTTGCCGCCCAGTCGCTTGCCGCGCAGGGCGCTGCCGCCCTGGAAGCCGTACAGCAGGTCCTCGGTGAGGACCACCGCCTTGGCTTCCTCGAGCAAAAATCCGCCCTCGCCGCTGCCCAGCAGAAACCCGAGTTGCCCGGGGACCAGCATGGGGTTTTTCAGCCACTTGGGACTCAGGTCGCCCAGCAGCTTCTCCTCGAGGTACTGGCCGGTGCGGGGGTGACGGACCAGCATCAGAACAGCGTAGCCCTCGCGGGTCCAGCGGGTGACGTCGGCGGCGAACTCGGAGAGCCGGGCGCGGTAGAAACCCAGCGTCTTCAGCGCGATCCGCTCGTCGGGCAACTCGAGCGGCGTGCGCCCGAAAGCGGTGACCTCACGGGCAGCCAGTTGCTTCCACAGCGTGTCGGTCAGCGGTCCCAGCGTGGACGAGAAAAACTCGGGCGAATCCAGGAAAACGCGCCCGGGCAGCAGCTCGAGGCGCGTGGCATCCCAGGCGGTTTCGGGCAAGAAGCCCTCGGCAGGCTCGAGGTCGAAGGCCTCCACGCGCTCGAGCGCCTGGCCGCCTTCGAGCGGGCGCAGGGTGTCGAGTTCGTCGCCGAAGAACTCGGCGCGCACGCCGATGCCGTCTTGCACGAACACCTCGAGGGTGTCGCCGCGCAGCAGGTAGCCGGGCGCTTCCTCGCGGCGGTGGTAGCCGAGCCGCTCGAGGCGCGCGAGAAGCTCTGAGCGCGGGTAACTGCGGCCCAGCCGCAGGTTCAGCGCCAGCGCCTCGGGGTCACGGGGGAACAGGTCCAGCGCGGTGGAGACGTCCAAAACCACCCGCTGCTCGCGGCTTGCCCAGTCCTTGATGCCGGGGTTGACGCTGAAGGGGTGGCCGAGCGTGGCTGCGCGCTGGTACAGACCCAGGCGCTCGGGGGTAGTGAGCAGCACGGCGGGTCCCGGGTAGGCGGCAAACAGCGCCTGCCTCGCGACCTGCGGCACACCCTGCAGCGTACCGATGGGCGCGGTGGGAAGAACTTCCGGGAGCGGCCTGGGTGTCACAACATTCACCGGCTTATTTTATCGCGCTGGCTGACCTGCACTTAAGCGTTAAGGCTCATTAGAAAATAATGAGCAAAAATCTACGGCCCCTCTACAGGCGTGTCCGGAGTCAAAGCGCTCAATTACCCGCTCCCTGTGCGTTCCCCATACGTTTTCCGGACTTCTTGCAAAGCTCTGAAAATTCCCGGACGCGCCAACGAATATGAACGTTTCTCAGTACCCTCTACTCTACAGATCACGCTCGGGGTAAAATCAGGAACGTGACCAAACTCGCGCCCAGTATTCTCTCCGCCGACTTTACCCGTCTCGGCGACCAGCTTCGTGCCGCCGAGGAAGGCGGGGCGGACTGGATCCACGTGGACGTGATGGACGGTGCCTTCGTTCCCAACATCACCCTGGGTCCGCTGGTGGTCGAGGCCTGCCGCCGCACCACCTCGCTCCCGCTCGACGTCCACCTGATGATCGAACGGCCCGAGCGCTACCTCGAGGACTTCGTCCGTGCCGGAGCCAGCATCCTGACCGTACACGCCGAGGCCACCGTGCACCTGCACCGCGCCGTGACGCGCGTGCGCGAGCTCGGCGCGCGGGCCGGGGTGGTCCTCAACCCCGGCACCTCGCTCGAGGCCCTCCGCCCGGTTCTGGAAGACGCCAATGTGGTGCTGATCATGAGCGTCAACCCCGGCTTCGGCGGACAGCGCTTTATTCCGCAGAGCCTCGAGCGGGTGCGCACCGTGCGCCGCTGGCTGGATGAGCTGGGCTCTGGCGCCGAACTCGAGGTGGACGGCGGCGTGAACGCCGGAAACGCCCGCAGCCTGGTCGAGGCCGGAGCCACCGTCTTGGTCGCCGGAAGCGCGGTGTACAACGCCCACCCCGTCGCCGACAACCTGGCCGCGCTGCGGCGCGCCGCCCAGGGCGGGACCCTGTGAAGCTGCGCGTGGACCTGCTGCCTTACGGCAGCTACAGCGACACTGTGCTGGTGGTGGACGTGCTGCGCGCCACCACCACCGCCGCGGTGTTCCTCGAGCAGGGGGCCAGCGAGGTGCGCTTCACCGCCTCGCTCGAGGCAGCCCTCGAGCAGCGCGGCGAAGGCATCGTGCTCGCCGGAGAGCGCGGCGGCCTGCCGATCCCCGACTTTGATCTGGGCAACAGCCCCCTCGAGGCCTCGGGCCTGAACTTCACCGGCCGCACGGTGGTCATGAACACCACCAACGGCACCACCGCCGCGCACGCGGCGGCCGCGAGCGGCAAGCACGTGATCCTGGCCTCGCTGCGCAACGCGCACGCCGCCGCGCGCCGTGCCCGCAGCCTCGCGGTCGAGGAGATCGCGATCGTGTGCGCGGGCCGCGAGGGCCGCAGCGGCTTGGACGACGTGTACACCGCCGGAGTGCTGTGCGAGTACCTGCTCGCCATGGGCGAATGGACCCTGGATGACGGCGCGCGCATCGCCCTGACGGTGCGCCGCCAGGTCGGAGACCCGCTCGAGCCCTTGGCCGGCTCGGCCGCCGGTGAGAGCCTCGAGCGGGTGGGGCTGGGCCAGGACGTTCAGTTCTGTGCCCGCATCTCCGAGTCTACGGTGGTGCCGGTGCTGGCCGAGCACAGCGAACTGGGCCTGATTTTCCGCAGCTGAAGACCCTGCCCTCCCCCACAGGCAGGACCTCCCCGTTGGGGGAGGTCCTGCCTGTCTTGCCTGGAAGCTTCAGCTCGGGCGACTCACCGGACGGCGCTCGGGATCCTCGCTCCAGACCTGCCGGGCGTAACGGTTGAGGTAGACGGCTTGAGCGAGCAGCAGCACGATCATGCCCAGCGGCAGCACCCAGGGAATCAGCGCGGCCTGGGGCAGCAGCAGGCCGGCCAGCAGGATCAGCGCACCGCTGAGCACCAGCAGCACCGCGCCACGGCGGCTGGTCGCATACCACGCACGGTCCGAGGCAAAAGTCCAGACCAGCCGCGGGCCGGTGTGACGGTTGGGGCCCACCTTGCCCATGACGTTGCCGATCAGCATGAACAGCAGTCCGGCACCGATCACGGCCGAGCGCATCATCGACCAGCCCAGCGGCCCGGAGACGCTGATCAGGCACAGCATCAGCACCACACCCAGCCGGACGCTGTACAGCGCGCTTCCCACGCCGCGTACCCTGGCGGCTTCCTTGCGCTCGAGCAGCAGCACGGCGACGTAGATCACGCCCGCTATGACCGGCAGGGCCAGCAGGCCCTCGAAGCGGCTGCCGTAGCGGTCCGGCTGTCCGTCGAGGCCCCAGTGAACCGGGATGCGCTCGGGGGTGTTCGGCCAGGCCCACAGGGCGACCGCGAAGGCGAAGGCGAGGATCAGCAGGGCGGGCCACTCGCGGGAGAGGAAGCCGGAGTTTTTGAGGGAGGGGGTGGTCATGACGGTTTCTCCTGGGTTTCGGGACTGCCACCGAACAGGTCGAACAGGCTGCTGAGCACTTCTTCGAAGACGCTGGTGTTCAGGCGGTAGATCACGCTGGTACCGCGTTTTTCGGTGACGACCAGATCGGCGGCCTTGAGGACCGCGAAGTGTCCGGACAGGGTGCTTTTGGTCAGGGGGAACATCTCGGCCAGCTCTCCGGCCGAGCGTTCCCCGGCCCGCAGGGCGCGCAGGATCTCCCGGCGGGTCGGATCGGAGAGGGCTTTGAAGACTTCGTTCACCGCAGGCGTTCCTCTAAAAATTCCGCCACACCCTCGAGCAGCCCCTGGGCCAGCGGCAGATTGGGGTTGCCGTAGGTGGCCATGTTGCCCTGAGGATCTTGCGGAGCGCTCTTGAGCACGTGGTTCATCCCCGGAACGACCAG
Protein-coding regions in this window:
- the rpe gene encoding ribulose-phosphate 3-epimerase, encoding MRNVTKLAPSILSADFTRLGDQLRAAEEGGADWIHVDVMDGAFVPNITLGPLVVEACRRTTSLPLDVHLMIERPERYLEDFVRAGASILTVHAEATVHLHRAVTRVRELGARAGVVLNPGTSLEALRPVLEDANVVLIMSVNPGFGGQRFIPQSLERVRTVRRWLDELGSGAELEVDGGVNAGNARSLVEAGATVLVAGSAVYNAHPVADNLAALRRAAQGGTL
- a CDS encoding 2-phosphosulfolactate phosphatase, coding for MKLRVDLLPYGSYSDTVLVVDVLRATTTAAVFLEQGASEVRFTASLEAALEQRGEGIVLAGERGGLPIPDFDLGNSPLEASGLNFTGRTVVMNTTNGTTAAHAAAASGKHVILASLRNAHAAARRARSLAVEEIAIVCAGREGRSGLDDVYTAGVLCEYLLAMGEWTLDDGARIALTVRRQVGDPLEPLAGSAAGESLERVGLGQDVQFCARISESTVVPVLAEHSELGLIFRS
- a CDS encoding DUF1648 domain-containing protein — translated: MTTPSLKNSGFLSREWPALLILAFAFAVALWAWPNTPERIPVHWGLDGQPDRYGSRFEGLLALPVIAGVIYVAVLLLERKEAARVRGVGSALYSVRLGVVLMLCLISVSGPLGWSMMRSAVIGAGLLFMLIGNVMGKVGPNRHTGPRLVWTFASDRAWYATSRRGAVLLVLSGALILLAGLLLPQAALIPWVLPLGMIVLLLAQAVYLNRYARQVWSEDPERRPVSRPS
- a CDS encoding autorepressor SdpR family transcription factor, whose product is MNEVFKALSDPTRREILRALRAGERSAGELAEMFPLTKSTLSGHFAVLKAADLVVTEKRGTSVIYRLNTSVFEEVLSSLFDLFGGSPETQEKPS